The Oryzias melastigma strain HK-1 linkage group LG13, ASM292280v2, whole genome shotgun sequence genome window below encodes:
- the tgfb1a gene encoding transforming growth factor, beta 1a produces the protein MKLEFLLLMVAYLLDNVSSMSTCKTVDQEIIKKKRIEAIRSQILSKLRMAKAPEPEEAGEKEEIPTNLLSLYNNTKDMLKEQQTEVKTVVSSEQEEEEYFAKALNKFNITNKTSTAKHKTMIFNMSEIRESVGDSSLLTRAELRMLIKNPRILEEERVELYYSSGTTFRYHTSQFITNALKNKWLSFDVTEPLRTWLRQTENKQIFQLRPFCDCEKPNTTFSFFISGMETSRVDTGQLLTLTDQVPYILTMSIPQNMSSHLTSRKKRSTDSADTCTAQTETCCMQSLYIDFRKDLGWKWIHKPTGYYANYCKGSCSYIWNAENKYSQILALYKHHNPGASAQPCCVPQTLEPLPILYYVGRQHKVENLSNMIVKSCRCC, from the exons ATGAAACTGGAGTTCTTGCTGTTGATGGTTGCGTACCTGTTGGACAATGTGAGCAGCATGTCTACATGTAAGACGGTGGACCAGGAGATCATAAAGAAGAAGCGCATTGAGGCCATCAGGAGCCAGATCCTCAGCAAACTGAGGATGGCGAAAGCACCTGAGCCGGAGGAGGCTGGAGAGAAGGAGGAGATCCCCACCAACCTGCTGTCACTCTACAACAACACCAAGGACATGCTGAAGGAGCAGCAGACGGAGGTCAAGACCGTCGTCTCCtctgagcaggaggaggaggaatacTTCGCCAAAGCGCTAAACAAGTTCAACATTACCA ATAAAACTAGCACTGCGAAGCACAAAACAATGATCTTCAACATGTCTGAGATACGGGAGAGCGTGGGGGACTCCAGCCTGCTGACCCGCGCCGAGCTCCGGATGCTCATCAAGAACCCCAGGATACTCGAAGAGGAGCGGGTGGAGCTCTACTACAGTTCAGGAACAACTTTTCGGTACCACACTTCCCAGTTTATAACCAAtgcactgaaaaacaaatggcTGTCCTTTGACGTCACCGAACCCCTAAGGACTTGGCTCAGACAGACAG AGAACAAACAGATCTTCCAACTGCGTCCGTTCTGTGACTGTGAAAAGCCCAACACCACTTTCAGTTTCTTTATTTCTGGGATGGAGACAAGCCGGGTGGACACAGGACAATTACTAACCCTAACCGATCAAGTGCCTTACATCCTCACCATGTCCATCCCCCAGAATATGAGCAGCCACCTCACCTCCCGCAAGAAACGCTCCACGGACTCAGCAGACACGTGTACAGC GCAAACAGAGACGTGCTGCATGCAGAGCCTGTACATCGACTTCAGGAAAGACCTGGGCTGGAAGTGGATTCATAAACCTACAGGCTACTATGCAAACTACTGCAAAGGCTCCTGCAGCTACATCTGGAACgctgaaaataaatattctcaG ATTTTGGCTCTGTATAAGCATCATAACCCTGGAGCGTCTGCCCAGCCATGCTGTGTTCCCCAGACACTGGAGCCTCTGCCAATCCTCTACTATGTGGGAAGACAACACAAG GTGGAGAACCTGTCCAATATGATCGTGAAGTCCTGCAGATGTTGTTAA